The sequence below is a genomic window from Hippocampus zosterae strain Florida chromosome 15, ASM2543408v3, whole genome shotgun sequence.
GGTATGCCATCGCCCGCTTGGCCACGGCAgggggcgccatcttggaggCCGTCGCTTTGCCCTTGGCCGTTACCAGCACTTTAGAGGGTGGGCTACTGCTCGCTTTTGACGTATTGCGACGCTTCTGTGACAtggtcaaacaaaacaaaacaaaacaattaacagTATACATAGAACCTCAGCCAGGTGcaaattgaggggaaaaaaaagactacgcTGTtacttttcataattttttttctgttatggtATTTAGAGTTAAGTCAGCCTGAAATgtaagacaacacccaaactCTGAAACGTGAGCAGAACATTGAGAAGGTGGAATAAAGTTTTATTGCGgttgacttgaaaaaaaattgtcctcgACCAGGAATTGAAATTCAGCAGATCAATCTATGAGGCAAGAAATGCTGATATGTGATAAAAAGAAGGGGCCCCATGACATAGCCCTGGGGTGCGCTTGTGGCCACCAGCAATGGGTGTGAGATGAAGAGTTTACAAGTTGAACGAGTGTGGGCAAACGGGCAGCTTTGAAACGCGACAGATCAGACCATTGAGGAGGATGTATGAAACAAGTGGCAAGACAAAGTTGGGAATTTATCGACTCACCGAGGAGGAGAATTCCTTATAGGCGGCGCGATCCTGCGAAGACAAAGACTAAGCGGCAGCAAGCGGTTATTGATGGGTTCCTCTGTCGGTCGGCCAACCAAGCTTCACCGGGCCAAACAGGTCTGCGGTACCTTAAGCCACGCCTCCAGCAGCGCACGGTATCGCGCCTGTGTGGCGTCCACGTGTTTCTTGTAGGCGTCTTTCTGGTTTGCAGTCAGCGTGTGCCAGCGTTTGCCAATCTCCACCATTCGCTCCTTCAGGCTGAAGTGGTTCAGCTCCCCGTTGGTCAGGAGCTCCTGAGAGAACATTTGATAGCCGCTCCTATTGGACAACAAGGCCGGTGGGTTGATGGGGGCTCAGCGCTGAAGAGGGACagacccctccccccttcctgtGCACTCACACCGGAGGTTTCTTTGGTTCTCCGTCAAACTTGGGCTTCTTTTGACTCGGCCTCCTGTCCAACAGCTCCCTCTGTGTGATGTGACAAAGCGTGACATCATCAGCTGGTGTGACGCCACGGCTGCCCTTCCTAGTGCTCTTTGGAAAGCAATGATCATCATTTTTGCTGAAAGTTTTTGGACAGGTGATACAAGCTACGGCAGTCATTGAATCATACTGAATTCATGTTTGGGCATTTTCTGAAATTGACAATTTAAAATATTGTCCGCTTTTGAAGAAAAGGATGGCATTTGTCATCCAATTCAttcatcaatcaaaaaaaaataataataatacagacaGATAAATGGATTATGAAACTAATCATTAGTCGCGTCACTTTCTGGTATCTAAGTCTACAACAAGTCTGTGTGTGAAAACCAAACGTCTGTGATACGGTgagaccacaaaaaaatgatttggaggGGCCATTTTAGGGAACTATGTACGTATCTAAAGTAGGCAAGTTAAAGGGAAGGCACCTCGTATCTCTTCTGGTCCTCAGCTGCCTTCTTTATCCAGGggatcttctccttcttctccatGGACTTCCACGTGTCCTCCATGGCCGTTTGCGCTCGCCTGCGGTCGCTCTGCGCCGCCAGACAAAAACAAGCTTTTACTGTAAAGGCAGCTATGCCACTGCCCCATCAACCGTTGAGAGCACGCACTCTGCATTTGCTCAGAAAGTCCCCGGCGACGCTGTGCTGCCACATTTCCTCGGCTGTCTTGGGGGTCTCGGGAAGCTTGCCGCTCTTCTTGGAGTCGCGCCGCTCCCTGGCACCCTGTGGGGCCCAAAGCTCAGGCTCATCCTCCTAAGGGTGGGGCAAGTATGTTGGGGTCATGTGATCGCATGCTTTCCCATCCCAACACACCAGAAGCTTCCACTCCAACAAACGAAACCAAACCAGGATGAgatcacaaaaacaaagtccTCTACGGAATAggaaagcaaagttttgaaccTTGACGGGTGGTGACTTGGCCCTGTGCGGACTGGAGACGGCGCCAACCGGAACCCGAGATCCACCCAGTTTCTCTTCGCTTACAACTCGGTCTCGTTCCTCTTCGGGAAGGCTCTGCGAAACATGCGCCCAACAATCGAACATCACAACAAAACCATTGCCATTTTTCATGACAATATGACTATGACACCGCAAGCAAACATTGCCTCTGCTACGAAACCGTGATCTCTTTTTGTggaaatttcatttgaaatgagctTGGGTGCAGCGATGACAGGAATTTATGAGTGGCAAAAAAGGTTGATCAATTCGATAAAGATGCATATTTAGATACACTCCACTCCCCAAAGTATTGGCACGGCAAGCTCAattcctgtttttgttgtataCCGACGACATTTGGGTTTCTCTTCAAAAtatgaatacagtaatccctcatttatcgcagttaatgggaaccgaaaccacccgcgatagacgaaaatccgcgaagtagcgaaccCCCCCATATaggtatacagtatgtacatgtgtatgagtataaataatatttatacggccaaatttaatggtatacatgcatgttaggtttgtGCAtgaataacgaaatacagtaaacaaatacatgtagtactgtatatgttgctctaagtgactgttagaggaatctatgagctaaaGTggatcatgtttaaagtttcatttaatctgggcacattTAAACGtctgggtgcatatccagcacccccaaatgcctacacacaaaggcgccggccatttggctgttgaagtccacaattagcacgtcaatacaggtgggcgatcatGGGGAGAGGgtgaaactcggtcacaaaagggcaatgaataattcgggaacagcggttgagcaacaaaagacgagttgagaacacccgtcgcgcccagacgacattgaccatccgcaaagtctacaacatgctaattcgatgtagaccagaaagaaaaggcgccaatgtactgattgttcaagtttgaaaaacaggtaaccaatcactaccgagggccggaccgggggggcggcatgcaaatattgggggcagtgtttttcttgtattttgttactataaaatgtggaactcgcggagacgggacttggagtgtgatcgcggagcaacaaccgtcgttcgctctcagaggtccgctcccgccgatattgaagacaattttctgtgtgccgagtcgtttctttaactttgtccgagaaaatctctgacagtgaCTTACCCTGCCTCTCACGGACCTTTTGCGGGCTATTTgcggcattttcacttttttttttaatgaatatgtaaaaatataaaaaaatccgcgatacaccgaggccgcgataaacgaaccgcgaaatagcgagggaccACTGTACATACACATCCGTTTGTCAATGCAGAATAGAGCGAGACCTACCTCCAGAAACCGCTGCAGGTCCACGTCATATTGCTTCTTCCTCTGAGGAAAAACACCAGCAGCAAAGTCAAATAACTATATTGGCCGCTGGAGCAACAACGAGTGGGGCGGCGCTTCCACACCTGCTCGCAGCGCTTCTGAAacatgtccttctccttctgGGTCATCATCTTCCAGCGTTTGCTGCACAAAACCATGCGCTCTGTGCTTGGCACATCCTTCATGTTCACCATCAGCTCGGCGCAATATAGCGAGTAGCCGTtactgtcacaaaaaaaaaaaaaaaacatcacaaccaATGAGGATGCTAAAGAAAATCTCATGGgggggaacaacaacaacagatttttaatccattttacCATGGAGAAAGCAAACAATGCGCCACTGCGTCATGACAGGTAACAATGACAGTGGGGGGAACTTACGGAGGGGGTTTAGTTGGCCGTCCATCAAATTTGTCCTTGAGTTGTCTTTCTGCTTTGGTGAGGACGGAGCGGACATGATCGTCCGAGCTGACGTCTGGGTGAGCTTCGTGATATGCTCGCATGCTGTCCtgaacatgcatgcacacacacaaagggtcAAAGCACTCTTGTtggtgttgttattgttgttgtgttgCGTTACCTCGTATTCCTTCTGGAGCTCCAAAGCTTTGCTGATCCACTTGAGTCTTCGCTTGTCTGACAGCTGTGACCATTGTCTCCTCAACACCTCCTTCAGCTCCTTTGGACTGACCTGGAAACAAAGCAGCAcctttgtcatcatcatcaactgCATCGTCCTAATTAGAGCCCAACCACTTTAAAAAAGGATGGTAAGTGGCTgtagttttatttcattcattatattgtttttaaattaaccAGCCAATTAAAcattattggatttttttccccctggggGATACGGAAATGGCATCGGTCTAAAAAATCTAGATTGGTCGGGCCCTATTGCTCATCCCAGTCTTAACCTCAGGGTGCATCTTCATGTAGGTCTTCTTCTCATGGTTGTACCAAAGCTGCTGAGGAGTTTTGGGTTTCTCGGGTAGGTCGGACTTTTTCCTCTCCTCCATCAGCTCGGGATGATCATGTCTGCGACAGCAAGGTAACGTCAACAAGTGCCAGCGCAACATCAGATTTTTCCTCTGCCTTACTTGAATCGAGCCATGTTCTTCTCAAATGCTTCTTTCTCGTTCTGGAACTCTGCCACGTATTTTTGCTAGAACGACAAAACAAACGAACGCGCATTATTTCTCAGGCTGTTGCATTTTGTTGGGATTTCTTGGCGAGGTTGGGATTCATGCTGACCTTCTTCTTTTCGGGCAGCTCCTTGTACTTCTTGGACAGAATCTTGGTCAGGTCCAAGTTGCTCATCTCCGGGTGGATTTTGGCATACTTGGCTCGTTTCTCCATGAAAAAGCGGAAGTACGGCGTCAAGGGCTTCTTGGGGAAATCGGGATGAGTCTGGTGCGAGGCCACAAATCACAACAggaacatgttttttgaatgtaggaggaaaccggagtgccccaagaggggtttttttttgtttttttgttcaactACATCAAATTTCACAGTTTCAACACAATTTCTCAGTCTTGTGTCAACATCCATTATGCGAAAtggatttggactttttttccccaagacatttgcaaacatcggcTTTTATCgtggaaaaaatatgttttttgccGATTTTCTGAAACCAGAAAGAGACTCATTGTCAATTTatgtttgtgctttttctgcactatcaatttggggggaaaatttTATCTGATTGACAGATGAATCGATTACTAAGAGGATGGTTAGTTCCAGCCCCTCCAAAAAAGCAAAGTGAGACCGACCTTGAGCTTCTTGCCTTTGTAAGGATTTTTCACAAACTCAATGGCATCCAAGATGAgctctgtcatggttctgtacTTGCGCACCTGAAGATGACAAAGATGCAAGGGCGAACTTGTAATAATCGCAAAGTAAACGAATAAACTCCAGCAACAATAAAAGAAGGATGAAGAGGACCTACCTCAGTGGACACTTTGCTCCACTTCTGCCGACACATTTCTCCTGTGAAGCTTCCAAAGCCGACTTTGTCCCAGTCGAAGTGTGACTCTGTGGTTTTGTACTTCATGGCGTCGCTGTCAGGAAGGAGGCTGCGAATTCTCTCCAGCAGGGTCAGACAATCCTCCTGACGCCATTCGTCTGCATGTGTGTACAATCGCAGGTGTCACAGTGACAAATATCATCTGCGTAGTCATCGGGACAAATGCGGTTGCTTACCTGTGATGATCTTCAGTCTGCCACTCGGAGGCGCAGAGACGCCGCCGCTGCCGTTCATTGCACAGCGTCTGGTACAGATGACTCCACCTCCTCCacttgaccacacacacacacaaacaaaaatgttgcgTGAACATTCGTTAAAAGAAAATAGTTATTCATTCCCTTATCGTTACCCTTTTAAAACCAATGGATATTGATTGGACATTTCAGGAACTATCTCGGGCCACAAGTTGAAGTGGCCATTCCACGCAGGAGACGGCTCATTCGGAATGGCAATACCTGTCATGACGCAGTGGCGCATCGAGATCTCTGACTACTTGTGAATACAAACTTTTTACTGTCATATTTCCTTTGTTGTATAGtcttttaattaaataaatcaaagtaTTTCCGTGGTCAGTTACTGTCTAGCTTCGATATTGGCGCGTGCACAATGTTGTTTTCCTGTTCGCATTGCATTGTGGTCTATATAAGCATTGCATTGTGGCCTATATAAAGCTGTTAAGTGATCAAAGATGCTCACTTTTCCAAGTGCAGTGTGGGTAATTATGAGATCCCCCACATCTATCATCTCTTGGATATTTGGACACCCCTACGAAATGGCGTAACCCCAAAGAGTGCGCTAAAGAGGGAACATTCTGTACATTCGGACACGGCCGAAAATATGTCCATGTTGGCCACGAATGATGACGTAGTCAGGTGGCGGGACGGCCGGAAATGGCGCGTGCTCTCCGGCAGGAGTCAGCAGCACACAGCCTCCGCTGGCTGGCACCAACACAAGCCGTCCGAACCTTTGTTTGGACACACCGAAAGAAGCAAACCGAAAGGGAAACGGGTCAAAaagaccacattaaaaaaaggtcGCGATGTGGCGTGAATCACGTGTGCCACAAAAGAAGAAGGGGAAAAGACGGAATGGCACGTTTATtaggaacaaaaaaatatgcaaaatgtCTATCTATCGCTCATATTTCGTTCAAATGTCGTCTGGTTGCTGTTCTGGTGGCGCTTGCGGTCGCGTCGGTGCAGGCGGCGGCTGAGTGAGAGGCGCCAGGCGCGGCAAAGCTGGAGCCAACAAGCCTTCACCGAGAGGCCGCCATGAAGAGAAGAGAACACAAGACGGCGCCTAGCAGCAAGCAGGCCCAAAACGCTCCGGAGTGGATAAAAAGTCCACTTAGGACTCACCTCGCGGTTCCGGTGGCAACTCTGCACGCTCGTCGACACTGTGTGGTGATTCAGTGGCCGCGTTCGCATCCAAAGTGGCCTTTCTTTGTGCCCGAAGCCCCGGGGAGTCAGGTCGAAAGCGATCCGACAAAAGGAGCGTCTGGTCCGGGATGAAACTCCGCCCAGCGCCGCAGGGGGAGGACCTCCGCGGCCAAACATGAAGACGAGGCGGAGAAAGGCAGCGCGCGCTACCGACTCCATACCCGCTCGAGTGCCCTCGCAGCACTTTGGAACttgtttccttttcatttcaacaaaaaggcaactTTTGGGCCCCATGGCGAGCGCCGACCGGCAGGGCTTGCGCGACGAAGACACTCGGTGACGGCCGCTCGCTTGTAGGCTCCAGTCCGGTAAGACCGATGACAGCGTCGGCCATCCCGAGGACCAGTGGGACCTCGGACCTCCGGGACCTTCGCATTCGAGTGCCATCTCCCCGATGCGGGGAAACACACCGGCCGCCTGCGCTTGCATGCCTCAGCCTCCCTGCCCGCCTGCTGGCCTCCCGGCTCTCCGGCCTCCGGGCTGTCCTATCCGGCTTCCGCTCTCCGAGCCGCCGGCACATCAAAGTATCAAAGTACAAACTACAACCGTGGACAAGGCGAAAGTAGACGAGAATGTTGCGTGAAATCAACCCCTCGGATGTCACCACAGCTTTCGTCTCTCTGTATTCAACGCCCCCTGCTGGCGTGGAGGAATTCCACAGCTGCCCAAGAAGATGTTCCGTCACCGCGCGCTTGACAGACTGCATTCGGCGATAGCACAAAAAGGAACCTATTAAAATTTTCCCACACAAAGTCGGATATCACCAAGGATCAAAACGGAATAACGAGGGATTATTTCCAAGTTGCTCCTCAGTCCATCAAAACACCATCACACAGGGTCAttaaagtcaagtacaactttattgtcaaatgcactgTATCAAAACAGTTTAATACTGTACTGATCAATGAGAAGGGCGACCAGTTTgatgtccagctccggtcctCAGGGGCTGCTGTCCTACCTATACACGTGTCCCTcctgcagcacacctgattcaaatgatcagctcatctgcAAGCTGTGAAGAATCCTGAAAGTGATTTGCATCCACTGTCATTAAACACAGGCTCAGCTGGACATTTGcatcttattgttttttttctctattgttttttttcatagtgtTATCTTTAATATTTACTTTGGTCAGTGTTTAGTGtatttgaaacaaataaatcTTGACCTTGAATAAACATTTGGTCTTCTCTTGAATAAAGTAAACTCTTGTACTTAGCGATAACACGCACACTCCAATTACACACAAGCAAACACTGtacaaaaaaacgttctcattTTTGTATTCCCGTTGACAATGTTTAAACGGCTCTGTACGGGCGATTTGAGATGGGATAATTAAGCATTTTTGAAACATTCGATGCGGGAGTGCATCCCCGTTGTTAGCtattattataaaatgtaaaaagtgtcTTATTTTTGTGTGGTGAAAGAAGCAATCTTTCGTTTGTTAGTTTCTGTGCGTATATAATCATAAAACACAATATTGTGTGAGCCTTGAAAGATAAAAGCACAAATATTTCCCCACGAGTGTCATATTTATTAGCTTCACTTTCAAACAATGTTGATGACTAGCTACACAGATGGGGAAACGCTACAGAAAGAGGATGAGGTCGAAGAAGAAGACAAATAAGTTACTAGTGGTTGAGCCAGCTGAAggagaaaatgtgtttgtttgcgtcCTCAGCGTCGACGGCTCCAGCAGAAGCTGCCTGCACCGcacaagaaggatgaggatgaggaccaCTAAGAATAATCAACCAATCCAGGGCAGGATGTCATACCTCTGGGGCGGGGTTAGAGGCAGGTGGGGCCGGAGTGGGCGGGGTCCGACTGTCTGTTGGTGGAGGTTTGGTGTCTATCGTCATAGGGGGCGGGTCCTCAAAGAGTAACTTTGGAACAGGATGGTGAAGAACGGCAGAGGGTGCCGGCATCGCTTCGTTTACGTTCGAACTGCTAATCTCCGCAGTTTTGTCCTCTTTGTCGCCGGCATCGTCGCCATTCACTAGGAGACAGTGTGCTTGCACTTTAATCGACAGTTAGCTCGCAGCTAACCTGTTAACACCTGAAGACATGCGAGCGAATGATGACATGCTAAAGCAGACTGTAGCAGCGGAAATTGTTGCCAAATGTTTGTTGTTCCACATGCTAACAattgttgacatgctgaagcagAAACTAGCAGCTTCGTGTCAAATATGTTAAAGACAAGCTTGTTACTTTTGATGAAATTAACAGCCATCAGCGCCCTCTTCTGGCGTTCAAAGTTCGCACGAAAGTGCTCCATCTTCTCATATCCCGACTGGACTTTTTCCAGTTTCGACGTGTCGCTGCCATCCGCAATCCTGCACACACGACCAACCTCAATTTTAGCGGCACGTCGCCCGAAAACATCATCCGAAAATGAGCGATTTGACTGGGACTCACTTTTGCAGCAGTGGCTTGCTGTCCTAAGAGCAAAAGAATGATTTTCCATCAAGTTCCAATACAATAATATTGTCTTTGCAACGAGACTTAATAAAAATAACTTATAGGTCCCATGCCACAATTCCATTTTGATTGCTTTCTTAATCTGTTGAATTGTCCTCCACGAAATCCCAGAGCACAGCACAATTCAGGTAAGTAAAAGCTTTGGAGGCTTCTTCCAACATCAATCCGCCAAGCCCCAAGATGCTGTTGCAAAGTTTCATCTGTACATAAGTTACAGGTGTGTTGATGTTGAGTATTTTAATCATGAGTGACGAATGTGCGACACAACAATGGTGAATTTCAACAGGCTCGTGTGGAGAGCCTTTCCAATGCTTTTGCATGGAAACAACGAGTATggatgacaaattaaaaaaaatgtcaggggcTCAGTTTGGCCTTTGATATACATGACACAGTTGAGAAAATTGCATTTCGATGGCATGGGACCATTAAAATCAAAGATTTGCAAGGGCTGGCTAAAGCCGAGCAACTTCCGATTGCGTCTTGAGGCTGACCTGCAGAAACACGGCCATCTCGCCGTGGTCCATTGTCTTGATGGCGTTCTCCAGGAGCTTGGCGGCGTCCTCCAGATGTTGACCGTACTTCCTCCGGAGATCCGTGATGTAGTCCAGTTTTTCCTGCTGCTCGGCGACAATACGGGCGTTTAGCTCGCCTTTTCGCTCCTCCAGGACGGCGAAGAGGTGGTCGAACGACTCGCACACCTTGGATTTTTGTCGGCGACCATTCTCCTAGAAACACGACCAACCGAGACTTCCGCTTTATCCCAATGCAGGTGAATGGTTAGGTACGGCGCCACAGACATGAACTGACATCCACCGCACGACACGTGTCATCCAACTGCCCCATGACGGCCTGAATCCTCTCGTTGGCACCCACGAGCACCGCGATGCTctcgctcagctcggcctgatgacaaacacacaaagaatgaCAAATTTTTCATCACTGTCCTGTTTACAACCTTCCAAAAAGAGAAGGTCAAGGAATGAACTGGTCTTAGGAAGTGTAGTTATTGTCTGTACATTTGTTGATGTCCTCTAAGGGGAGTGGCCTCGTGAGTCGGAGTGTTTCCATTTCCTATTTGTGTGTATGagtctttttctctctcacgATGGGGAAGATTTCTATCTAGAGACTTGCGGATGGATTTCATCCGTATCATTCCAGTTTGAATGTCTTCCGATTGAAAAATGTTATAATCGGTATTCTTTTAAGATTGTATTCTTATTTTCTATTCTGTGTGccattcattgatttatttatttgtacttgCTTTTGTTTCGATTGGTTTCATTTTGCTCTCTGTAGCCAGGTCGGCATTACAAAAGAGAGTCGGCCCCCATTGGCCTTACTTGAATAAATCAGGGCCAAattagaaaaatacaaaaaaatagttAAGGACAGAGACTTCTTTgttgtttgtgaaaaggaattcACATTGTGTACTTGCAGTATTATCCACAGAGTTAGCTAAATTAAGATTATCATGCCACCGTTATTGAATCTGAACCAGAATGTGAATCTCATGAGATGCGTCTGCGAGTGCAAAACAGAATCTGCCGTTTTGACGGGACCTCTGTACCTTCTGTTTGGCGAAGACGACGTCGAGTTGCGCCACCTGGCAGTCTTTGTGGGTGCCGAAAACTTTGCAGAGGGAACAGGTGGGCACGCCGCAGCTCAGGCAATAGATGTTGATCTTCTCCTTCTCGTGATGCTCGCACACGGGATGCTCCTCCGCCACGGCAGGAAGTGACGCCGCCTTGCTGACATATGTGACGGTGTGAATACATTTTGGAGGCcagggatccccccccccccacccccctatatccaacaaatgtgcatttgtgtggTTGTGATTGTTCGGACCTGCCGCTTCCTTGTTTGTACATGTCAATGATGTTCTCCACCAGCAGGTTTCTCTGCAGTCCATAGACGCCGTGGCGATCCAGAAGAACCTCGTGGCGGCATGACGGGCAGCGGAAGCGACCACCAGATGAAGCTGTGGAGCCAACCCTGGAGGTCAGGTAGGGGTTGGCTGCCTGTGAGGGGGACCAGTGGAGGTTAGGAGATTTCATGAGTCGTGACAACCATCATCATCACTCTCGTCTTGACATCATCAGGGCCGGAGCGACAGTTTCATCAAACAAATATTAGGATCGGGGTTGTACATGTCTATGCGGCCAACTAAGAAGGCCAGGATGTCCCTGACCGTCCACCATTTATGATAATATACTAATTGACTTATCAGCTATCAATAAAATGTGCTACGTGAACCACTACACTAATGCTGAAACGCTAGCATGTGCCATTGTTTACTTTTCAGCCAAACAGGACAACTGCGTCCATTGCATGTCACGCACCTGGAAGACGTCACTGGCACACTTGCGACACAGATTGTGTTGACATGGTAGGATGACCACAGGCTTGGAAAACATCTCCAAGCAGATGGGACAGATCAGTTGCTTCTCCAGACTCTCCATGCCCCCGCCCCTCACGCCAAGACCTTGCCGAATACCAGACCACTGTCGACTAACAGGACTCTGTAGACGCCAGGACGCTGTGGCGACCGAGACACTGTGGAGGTCAGGACACCGTTGGGATCAGTACCTTGCGAAGACCACAGAACTGTGGAGACCAGGGACGCTGTGGAGGACAATGAAGGAGTCAAGCAAGAAGAAGAGTGTGTCACATTTGAGTCTGTTTTTAGACACACGTACGCGCACATGCAAGCACGTCAACTGTTGCCATGCCGACATGCCCATATATGTCCAAAGTCACGGGAGGCATGACAGAgcaactgtgcgtgtgtgtgtgtgtgagagagagagagagagagggaggggctGCTGCTGAACTGTGCAAAGCTGTCGAACCCCAAAGTCTGCTCCCCATTCGTGCTTAGCACACTGCTGTGTAATCACTTGAATCCAAGACACATCGTTTATGGACGCCATGTTGTTTCTCCAGGGTTTCCAATCTTGAAATCGCCTTGCATTATCGATCAGAAAATTttatttctgaatctgaattagACTTGATCGATTTTTatccttttcaagtacagtaccTTTTTGTCCGAATGGTTTGCTCTGTGTGGCTGCAGGCTGTTGATCTCGTCCCGGTCAAGGTGAATGGATGAGTGGGTTCCCAAACAAACCACAAAGAGGACACGTTCGGGGTTGGGTCAGTAAACCCAATATTGATCCCATCAGGATTAAACTAAATCTAGCATATACACAACTAAATCTAGCATAACATGAAAGCGGcggttttttttgaaaaggtcaGTGAATAAAAATATTCTGACAGCCTGGACCCATGCAATTGATGATCATCTCAGACTAACTGGAGATGTATCCATTGTGAGGTTTCTGTGGAAAGTATCCCTTCCATATGGTCTATTTTGGAACAGAGAAATTGTTTTGTGTTACAAGGTGACATGGGGTCAAGCAGGCTGACAAGATGGCGCCCAGGCACACCGTGTCTTATTTTTGATGGCTTTCACAGTGTAACCACAGGAGGGTGACACCTG
It includes:
- the ubtfl gene encoding upstream binding transcription factor, like isoform X1 codes for the protein MNGSGGVSAPPSGRLKIITDEWRQEDCLTLLERIRSLLPDSDAMKYKTTESHFDWDKVGFGSFTGEMCRQKWSKVSTEVRKYRTMTELILDAIEFVKNPYKGKKLKTHPDFPKKPLTPYFRFFMEKRAKYAKIHPEMSNLDLTKILSKKYKELPEKKKQKYVAEFQNEKEAFEKNMARFKHDHPELMEERKKSDLPEKPKTPQQLWYNHEKKTYMKMHPEVSPKELKEVLRRQWSQLSDKRRLKWISKALELQKEYEDSMRAYHEAHPDVSSDDHVRSVLTKAERQLKDKFDGRPTKPPPNGYSLYCAELMVNMKDVPSTERMVLCSKRWKMMTQKEKDMFQKRCEQRKKQYDVDLQRFLESLPEEERDRVVSEEKLGGSRVPVGAVSSPHRAKSPPVKEDEPELWAPQGARERRDSKKSGKLPETPKTAEEMWQHSVAGDFLSKCRSDRRRAQTAMEDTWKSMEKKEKIPWIKKAAEDQKRYESTRKGSRGVTPADDVTLCHITQRELLDRRPSQKKPKFDGEPKKPPVSGYQMFSQELLTNGELNHFSLKERMVEIGKRWHTLTANQKDAYKKHVDATQARYRALLEAWLKSLSSQDRAAYKEFSSSKRRNTSKASSSPPSKVLVTAKGKATASKMAPPAVAKRAMAYRAKQDVVSDSEDDKSDSSDDDDDEDEEEEEEEEDETSGSSDSEDEQDEDEDQTSSDQSSDSD
- the LOC127616989 gene encoding tripartite motif-containing protein 54-like, giving the protein MESLEKQLICPICLEMFSKPVVILPCQHNLCRKCASDVFQAANPYLTSRVGSTASSGGRFRCPSCRHEVLLDRHGVYGLQRNLLVENIIDMYKQGSGSKAASLPAVAEEHPVCEHHEKEKINIYCLSCGVPTCSLCKVFGTHKDCQVAQLDVVFAKQKAELSESIAVLVGANERIQAVMGQLDDTCRAVDENGRRQKSKVCESFDHLFAVLEERKGELNARIVAEQQEKLDYITDLRRKYGQHLEDAAKLLENAIKTMDHGEMAVFLQDSKPLLQKIADGSDTSKLEKVQSGYEKMEHFRANFERQKRALMAVNFIKMNGDDAGDKEDKTAEISSSNVNEAMPAPSAVLHHPVPKLLFEDPPPMTIDTKPPPTDSRTPPTPAPPASNPAPEAASAGAVDAEDANKHIFSFSWLNH
- the ubtfl gene encoding upstream binding transcription factor, like isoform X2, which translates into the protein MNGSGGVSAPPSGRLKIITDEWRQEDCLTLLERIRSLLPDSDAMKYKTTESHFDWDKVGFGSFTGEMCRQKWSKVSTEVRKYRTMTELILDAIEFVKNPYKGKKLKTHPDFPKKPLTPYFRFFMEKRAKYAKIHPEMSNLDLTKILSKKYKELPEKKKQKYVAEFQNEKEAFEKNMARFKHDHPELMEERKKSDLPEKPKTPQQLWYNHEKKTYMKMHPEVSPKELKEVLRRQWSQLSDKRRLKWISKALELQKEYEDSMRAYHEAHPDVSSDDHVRSVLTKAERQLKDKFDGRPTKPPPNGYSLYCAELMVNMKDVPSTERMVLCSKRWKMMTQKEKDMFQKRCEQRKKQYDVDLQRFLESLPEEERDRVVSEEKLGGSRVPVGAVSSPHRAKSPPVKEDEPELWAPQGARERRDSKKSGKLPETPKTAEEMWQHSVAGDFLSKCRSDRRRAQTAMEDTWKSMEKKEKIPWIKKAAEDQKRYERELLDRRPSQKKPKFDGEPKKPPVSGYQMFSQELLTNGELNHFSLKERMVEIGKRWHTLTANQKDAYKKHVDATQARYRALLEAWLKSLSSQDRAAYKEFSSSKRRNTSKASSSPPSKVLVTAKGKATASKMAPPAVAKRAMAYRAKQDVVSDSEDDKSDSSDDDDDEDEEEEEEEEDETSGSSDSEDEQDEDEDQTSSDQSSDSD